A stretch of Ipomoea triloba cultivar NCNSP0323 chromosome 13, ASM357664v1 DNA encodes these proteins:
- the LOC116000937 gene encoding putative vesicle-associated membrane protein 726, with protein MGQQTLIYSFVARGTVILAEHTEFTGNFTGVAAQCLQKLPESSNRFSYNCDGHTFNYLVDNGFTYCIVAAESAGRNLPIGFLERVKDDFYKKYGKGKGATAAANSLKKEYGPKLKEHMRYCAEHPDEIDKLAKVKAQVNEVKGVMMENIEKVLDRGEKIELLVDKTDDLRSQAQDFRKQGTKIKKKMWFENMKIKLIVGCIIAILILVIILAICPHFKC; from the exons ATGGGACAGCAGACGTTGATCTACAGCTTCGTGGCGCGCGGGACGGTGATCCTAGCGGAGCACACGGAGTTCACCGGAAACTTCACCGGCGTCGCCGCCCAATGCCTCCAGAAACTCCCGGAGTCAAGCAACAGGTTCAGCTACAATTGCGATGGCCACACCTTCAATTACCTCGTCGATAACGGTTTCA CCTACTGTATTGTTGCTGCTGAATCTGCTGGAAGGAACCTCCCTATTGGGTTCTTAGAGCGTGTGAAGGATGATTTTTACAAGAAATATGGTAAAGGGAAAGGCGCTACTGCAGCTGCCAATAGCCTCAAAAAGGAATATGG ACCAAAACTGAAAGAACACATGAGGTATTGCGCTGAACATCCAGATGAAATCGACAAGCTTGCTAAGGTCAAGGCTCAGGTTAATGAAGTCAAGGGAGTGATGATGGAAAATATTGAAAAG GTTCTTGACCGTGGTGAGAAGATTGAGCTTTTAGTAGACAAAACAGATGACCTTCGGTCACAG GCACAGGATTTCCGGAAGCAAGGGACAAAGATTAAGAAGAAGATGTGGTTCGAAAATATGAAGATAAAGTTGATTGTGGGCTGTATCATTGCAATCTTGATTCTTGTGATCATTCTGGCTATCTGTCCTCATTTCAAGTGCTGA
- the LOC116000936 gene encoding salicylate carboxymethyltransferase-like — MEVVQVLHMNAGNGEASYANNSQFQEKAIAMAKKITEEAITDVYKSLCPKTVYIADLGCSSGPNTLMEAGELVKAFDKARRNMGHQSPEYAVYLNDLPSNDFNSIFRSLPVHQEDLKKEMDQEFGPCFFAGVAGSFYGRLFPANSLHFVHSSISLHWLSQVPKGLEENKDNIRVVASSPPSVVKAYHEQFECDFSSFLKCRAKELVTGGRMVLYFLGRRCEDHISSYNNVWELLVKVLNNLSAEGVVDEEKVNSFNFPIYWASPNEVKMVVEKEGSFSIEYLDNFMYDLENEKHIDTGNFLVNSFRAVLEPIVASHFGEEITEEIFKRKKTLILESIHELQKVEFFNVVSMTKK; from the exons ATGGAAGTTGTTCAAGTGCTTCACATGAATGCAGGAAATGGAGAGGCCAGTTATGCCAACAATTCCCAATTCCAG GAAAAGGCCATAGCTATGGCAAAGAAAATAACAGAAGAAGCCATAACAGATGTGTATAAAAGCCTTTGCCCAAAAACAGTATACATAGCGGACTTGGGGTGTTCCTCCGGGCCAAACACGTTGATGGAAGCCGGCGAGTTAGTGAAAGCGTTCGACAAAGCGCGTAGAAATATGGGACACCAGTCGCCGGAATATGCTGTATACTTGAATGACCTTCCCAGCAATGATTTCAACTCCATTTTCCGGTCACTGCCGGTGCACCAAGAAGATCTCAAGAAAGAAATGGACCAAGAGTTTGGGCCGTGCTTCTTCGCCGGAGTTGCGGGTTCTTTCTACGGAAGGCTTTTTCCGGCCAACTCTCTGCATTTTGTTCATTCATCTATTAGTCTTCATTGGCTATCTCAG GTACCTAAAGGATTAGAGGAGAACAAAGACAACATTCGTGTTGTAGCTTCGAGCCCACCTAGTGTGGTAAAGGCATACCATGAGCAATTCGAGTGTGATTTTTCAAGTTTCTTAAAGTGTCGTGCAAAAGAACTGGTGACTGGTGGTCGAAtggtattatattttcttggaAGAAGGTGTGAAGACCACATTTCTAGTTACAATAATGTATGGGAACTTTTAGTCAAGGTCCTCAATAATCTTAGTGCAGAG GGAGTAGTAGATGAGGAAAAAGTGAATTCATTCAACTTTCCTATCTACTGGGCATCTCCGAATGAAGTGAAAATGGTGGTTGAAAAGGAAGGGTCATTCTCTATTGAATATTTGGACAATTTCATGTATGATCtggaaaatgaaaaacacaTTGACACTGGAAACTTCCTTGTCAATAGTTTCAGAGCTGTGCTTGAGCCCATAGTTGCTAGCCACTTTGGTGAAGAAATCACTGAGGAGATTTTCAAGAGGAAAAAGACCTTGATTTTAGAGTCCATTCATGAATTACAAAAGGTGGAATTCTTTAATGTTGTCTCCATGactaaaaagtaa
- the LOC116000938 gene encoding uncharacterized protein LOC116000938, with the protein MAFAAMKQWRSLMNAGATAAAAAGGGKRQFASSAASQHDKPKSWYSSGDAIPIWLLAGFTTAALGMAVHTAKNQLIHAPSVSVKKSTRENLIEVDDPQTAVNGADKFVNKSFLRKVSRIQDPETRVLQDPTRPDPFTIPRKYESLESAGVRK; encoded by the exons ATGGCTTTTGCCGCTATG AAGCAGTGGAGATCTTTGATGAATGCCggcgccaccgccgccgccgccgccggcggcggGAAGCGACAGTTTGCGTCTTCCGCCGCCTCCCAACATGACAAGCCGAAATCATG GTACTCGTCGGGAGATGCGATACCGATTTGGCTGCTGGCCGGATTCACGACGGCGGCGTTAGGTATGGCCGTTCACACGGCGAAAAATCAGCTGATTCACGCGCCGTCGGTGTCGGTGAAGAAGTCTACGAGAGAGAATCTGATCGAAGTGGATGATCCCCAAACGGCGGTGAATGGCGCTGACAAATTCGTGAACAAATCTTTCCTGAGAAAGGTTAGCCGGATCCAGGACCCGGAAACCCGAGTTCTGCAGGACCCTACCCGCCCTGATCCTTTCACCATTCCACGCAAGTACGAGTCTCTAGAATCTGCTGGGGTTCGCAAGTga
- the LOC116000935 gene encoding salicylate carboxymethyltransferase-like, translating into MEVVQVLHMNAGSGDVSYANNSQFQEKAIVMAKKITEEAITDVYKSLCPKTVYIADLGCSSGPNTLMEAGELVKAFDKARRKMGHQSPEYAVYLNDLPGNDFNSTFRSLPQHQEDFKKEMGEEFGPCFFAGVAGSFYGRLFPANSLHFVHSSISLHWLSQVPKGLEENKGNIRVAASSPLSVVKAYHEQFECDFSTFLKCRGKELVTGGRMVLYFLGRRCEDHVSSYNNVLNTWEFLAKALNDLSAEGVLEAEKVNSFNLPMYRASPNEVKMVVEKEGSFSIEYLDNFMYDLENEKHVKDPGNFVVNSFRAVFEPIVAGHFGEGITEEIFKRQKTLILESIHELDKVEFFNVVSMTKKEVIFF; encoded by the exons atggaagTTGTTCAAGTGCTTCACATGAATGCAGGAAGTGGAGACGTCAGTTATGCCAACAATTCCCAATTCCAG GAAAAGGCCATAGTTATGGCAAAGAAAATAACAGAAGAAGCCATAACAGATGTGTATAAAAGCCTTTGCCCTAAAACAGTATACATAGCGGACTTGGGGTGTTCCTCCGGGCCAAACACGTTGATGGAAGCCGGCGAGTTAGTGAAAGCGTTCGACAAAGCGCGTAGAAAGATGGGACACCAGTCGCCGGAATATGCTGTATACTTGAATGATCTTCCCGGCAATGATTTCAATTCCACTTTCCGGTCACTGCCGCAGCACCAAGAAGATTTCAAGAAAGAAATGGGGGAAGAGTTTGGGCCGTGCTTCTTCGCCGGAGTTGCGGGTTCGTTCTACGGAAGGCTTTTTCCGGCCAACTCTCTGCATTTTGTTCATTCATCTATTAGTCTTCATTGGCTGTCTCAG GTACCTAAAGGATTAGAGGAGAACAAAGGCAACATTCGTGTTGCAGCTTCGAGCCCACTTAGTGTGGTAAAGGCATACCATGAGCAATTCGAGTGTGATTTTTCAACTTTCTTAAAGTGTCGTGGAAAAGAATTGGTGACCGGTGGTCGAAtggtattatattttcttggaAGAAGATGCGAAGACCACGTTTCTAGTTACAATAATGTTCTCAACACTTGGGAATTTTTAGCCAAGGCCCTCAATGATCTTAGTGCAGAG GGAGTACTAGAAGCGGAAAAAGTGAATTCATTCAACCTTCCTATGTACAGAGCATCTCCGAATGAAGTGAAAATGGTGGTTGAAAAGGAAGGGTCATTCTCTATTGAATATTTGGACAATTTCATGTATGAtcttgaaaatgaaaaacacGTTAAGGACCCTGGAAACTTCGTTGTCAATAGTTTCAGAGCCGTGTTTGAGCCCATAGTTGCTGGCCACTTTGGTGAAGGAATCACTGAGGAGATTTTCAAGAGGCAAAAGACCTTGATTTTAGAGTCCATTCATGAATTAGACAAGGTGGAATTCTTTAATGTTGTCTCCATGACTAAGAaagaagtaatttttttttga